One segment of Alnus glutinosa chromosome 2, dhAlnGlut1.1, whole genome shotgun sequence DNA contains the following:
- the LOC133861677 gene encoding protein FAR-RED IMPAIRED RESPONSE 1 isoform X1: MGDFVDEVHNRDGGVVSSSKRDVIAFEGDADFEPRNGIEFESHEAAYTFYQEYAKSMGFTTSIKNSRRSKKSKEFIDAKFACSRYGVTPESDSGSSRRPSVKKTDCKASMHVKRRLDGKWIIHEFIKEHNHELLPALAYHFRIHRNVKLAEKNNIDILHAVSERTRKMYVEMSRQSGGYQNIGFLQSDMSYQFDKGRHLNLDEGDAQVMLEYFKRIQKENPNFFYAMDLNEEQRLRNLFWVDAKSRHDYVSFNDVVSFDTSYIKSNDKLSFAPFVGVNHHCQSMLLGCALVADETTSTFVWLMKTWLRAMGRQAPKVIITDQDKALKAAIEEVFPNTRHCFSLWHILEKIPESLAHVIKQHENFLPKFNKCILKSWTDEQFDMRWWKMVTRFELQDDEWIQSLYEERKKWVPTYMGDTFLAGMSTPQRSESMNSFFDKYIHKKITLKEFVKQYGTILQNRYEEEAIADFDTWHKQPALKSPSPWEKQLSTVYTHAIFKKFQVEVLGVVGCHPKKESEDGTTTTFRVQDCEKDEYFMVTWNESKSEVSCFCRLFDYKGFLCRHAMIVLQICGLSSIPPHYILKRWTKDAKSRHSMVEGAERIQTRVQRYNDLCKQAIELSEEGSLSEESYSISFRALVEALKNCVNVNNSNINIAESGSNVHGVREEEENQRSLRAKTSKKKSTYRKRKVPSEPDVILVEAQDSLQQMDNLTSDGMTLNGYYGTQQNVQGLVQLNLMEPPHDGYHVNQQGMQGLGQLNSIAPSHDGFFGTQQSIHGLGQLDFRPPTNFTYILQQDEAHLRSSQLHNSASRHA; the protein is encoded by the exons ATGGGTGATTTTGTGGATGAAGTGCATAATAGAGATGGTGGGGTGGTTAGTTCTTCTAAAAGGGATGTTATAGCGTTTGAAGGGGATGCAGATTTTGAGCCACGCAATGGCATTGAATTTGAATCGCATGAGGCAGCATACACATTCTATCAAGAATATGCCAAATCTATGGGATTCACCACTTCAATTAAAAACAGTCGTCGCTCGAAGAAATCAAAAGAATTCATTGATGCCAAATTTGCATGTTCCAGATATGGAGTCACTCCAGAATCAGACAGTGGGAGCAGTCGGCGGCCAAGTGTGAAAAAGACGGATTGCAAAGCCAGCATGCATGTGAAGAGAAGGCTGGATGGGAAGTGGATTATTCATGAATTCATAAAGGAGCACAATCATGAGCTTTTACCTGCTCTAGCATATCATTTTCGAATTCATAGAAATGTAAAGTTAGCTGAGAAGAATAATATTGACATTTTGCATGCTGTTAGCGAACGAACTAGAAAGATGTATGTTGAAATGTCTAGACAATCTGGTGGATATCAAAATATTGGGTTTCTTCAGAGTGACATGAGTTATCAGTTTGATAAAGGCCGGCACTTGAATTTGGACGAGGGAGATGCCCAAGTTATGCTTGAGTACTTTAAGCGTATTCAAAAGGAGAATCCCAACTTCTTCTATGCGATGGATTTGAATGAAGAGCAGCGTTTGAGAAATCTATTTTGGGTTGATGCCAAAAGTAGGCATGATTACGTCAGTTTTAACgatgttgtttcttttgatACTTCCTATATCAAAAGCAATGATAAATTGTCATTTGCTCCTTTTGTTGGGGTGAACCATCACTGTCAGTCCATGTTGCTTGGATGTGCATTGGTTGCAGATGAGACTACATCAACATTTGTTTGGTTAATGAAAACATGGCTTAGAGCAATGGGTAGGCAAGCTCCCAAAGTGATAATCACTGATCAAGACAAAGCCTTGAAGGCAGCCATTGAGGAAGTCTTTCCAAATACACGGCATTGCTTTTCTCTTTGGCatatattggaaaaaattcCTGAAAGTTTAGCTCATGTGATCAAACAGCATGAGAATTTTTTGCCAAAATTCAACAAGTGCATTCTCAAGTCATGGACGGACGAACAGTTTGACATGAGATGGTGGAAAATGGTTACTAGATTTGAACTTCAAGATGATGAATGGATACAGTCCTTGTATGAAGAACGAAAAAAGTGGGTGCCTACTTATATGGGGGATACTTTTTTAGCTGGAATGTCTACACCTCAGCGTTCTGAAAGTATGAACTCTTTTTTTGACAAGTATATTCATAAGAAAATTACTCTGAAAGAGTTTGTGAAACAATATGGGACAATTTTACAAAATAGGTATGAAGAAGAAGCCATAGCAGATTTTGATACATGGCACAAACAACCTGCATTAAAATCTCCTTCGCCTTGGGAAAAGCAATTGTCAACAGTTTACACGCATGCAATATTCAAGAAATTCCAAGTTGAGGTTTTAGGTGTAGTTGGCTGCCATCCTAAAAAAGAAAGCGAAGATGGAACAACTACTACATTTAGAGTTCAAGATTGTGAGAAGGATGAATATTTTATGGTAACATGGAATGAATCAAAGTCGGAGGTTTCTTGTTTCTGTCGTTTGTTTGATTACAAAGGTTTCCTGTGTAGACATGCAATGATTGTTCTCCAAATTTGTGGTCTTTCAAGCATTCCACCTCATTATATTTTGAAGAGGTGGACAAAAGATGCAAAGAGCAGGCACTCAATGGTTGAAGGAGCAGAAAGGATACAGACTAGGGTGCAACGTTACAATGATTTATGTAAACAAGCCATTGAATTGAGTGAAGAAGGATCATTATCCGAGGAGAGTTATAGTATTTCTTTTAGGGCActagtagaagctctgaagaacTGTGTGAATGTGAATAACTCAAACATCAATATTGCAGAATCCGGTAGCAATGTTCATGGTGTTCGTGAAGAAGAGGAGAATCAACGAAGCCTGAGAGCTAAAACAAGCAAGAAGAAGAGTACATATAGGAAAAGAAAG GTACCATCAGAGCCAGATGTTATACTTGTTGAGGCGCAAGACAGCTTGCAACAAATG GATAATCTAACCTCCGATGGAATGACCCTTAATGGATATTATGGCACTCAACAGAATGTGCAAGGACTG GTGCAGTTGAACTTGATGGAGCCACCTCATGATGGGTACCATGTTAATCAACAAGGCATGCAGGGGCTG GGGCAATTGAATTCAATAGCACCCAGCCATGATGGTTTTTTTGGCACTCAACAAAGCATTCATGGGCTG GGACAATTGGATTTTCGACCTCCAACAAATTTCACTTATATCCTTCAG CAGGATGAAGCCCATTTACGATCCTCGCAGTTGCACAACAGTGCTTCAAGGCATGCATGA
- the LOC133861677 gene encoding protein FAR-RED IMPAIRED RESPONSE 1 isoform X2, with protein sequence MGDFVDEVHNRDGGVVSSSKRDVIAFEGDADFEPRNGIEFESHEAAYTFYQEYAKSMGFTTSIKNSRRSKKSKEFIDAKFACSRYGVTPESDSGSSRRPSVKKTDCKASMHVKRRLDGKWIIHEFIKEHNHELLPALAYHFRIHRNVKLAEKNNIDILHAVSERTRKMYVEMSRQSGGYQNIGFLQSDMSYQFDKGRHLNLDEGDAQVMLEYFKRIQKENPNFFYAMDLNEEQRLRNLFWVDAKSRHDYVSFNDVVSFDTSYIKSNDKLSFAPFVGVNHHCQSMLLGCALVADETTSTFVWLMKTWLRAMGRQAPKVIITDQDKALKAAIEEVFPNTRHCFSLWHILEKIPESLAHVIKQHENFLPKFNKCILKSWTDEQFDMRWWKMVTRFELQDDEWIQSLYEERKKWVPTYMGDTFLAGMSTPQRSESMNSFFDKYIHKKITLKEFVKQYGTILQNRYEEEAIADFDTWHKQPALKSPSPWEKQLSTVYTHAIFKKFQVEVLGVVGCHPKKESEDGTTTTFRVQDCEKDEYFMVTWNESKSEVSCFCRLFDYKGFLCRHAMIVLQICGLSSIPPHYILKRWTKDAKSRHSMVEGAERIQTRVQRYNDLCKQAIELSEEGSLSEESYSISFRALVEALKNCVNVNNSNINIAESGSNVHGVREEEENQRSLRAKTSKKKSTYRKRKVPSEPDVILVEAQDSLQQMDNLTSDGMTLNGYYGTQQNVQGLVQLNLMEPPHDGYHVNQQGMQGLGQLNSIAPSHDGFFGTQQSIHGLGQLDFRPPTNFTYILQ encoded by the exons ATGGGTGATTTTGTGGATGAAGTGCATAATAGAGATGGTGGGGTGGTTAGTTCTTCTAAAAGGGATGTTATAGCGTTTGAAGGGGATGCAGATTTTGAGCCACGCAATGGCATTGAATTTGAATCGCATGAGGCAGCATACACATTCTATCAAGAATATGCCAAATCTATGGGATTCACCACTTCAATTAAAAACAGTCGTCGCTCGAAGAAATCAAAAGAATTCATTGATGCCAAATTTGCATGTTCCAGATATGGAGTCACTCCAGAATCAGACAGTGGGAGCAGTCGGCGGCCAAGTGTGAAAAAGACGGATTGCAAAGCCAGCATGCATGTGAAGAGAAGGCTGGATGGGAAGTGGATTATTCATGAATTCATAAAGGAGCACAATCATGAGCTTTTACCTGCTCTAGCATATCATTTTCGAATTCATAGAAATGTAAAGTTAGCTGAGAAGAATAATATTGACATTTTGCATGCTGTTAGCGAACGAACTAGAAAGATGTATGTTGAAATGTCTAGACAATCTGGTGGATATCAAAATATTGGGTTTCTTCAGAGTGACATGAGTTATCAGTTTGATAAAGGCCGGCACTTGAATTTGGACGAGGGAGATGCCCAAGTTATGCTTGAGTACTTTAAGCGTATTCAAAAGGAGAATCCCAACTTCTTCTATGCGATGGATTTGAATGAAGAGCAGCGTTTGAGAAATCTATTTTGGGTTGATGCCAAAAGTAGGCATGATTACGTCAGTTTTAACgatgttgtttcttttgatACTTCCTATATCAAAAGCAATGATAAATTGTCATTTGCTCCTTTTGTTGGGGTGAACCATCACTGTCAGTCCATGTTGCTTGGATGTGCATTGGTTGCAGATGAGACTACATCAACATTTGTTTGGTTAATGAAAACATGGCTTAGAGCAATGGGTAGGCAAGCTCCCAAAGTGATAATCACTGATCAAGACAAAGCCTTGAAGGCAGCCATTGAGGAAGTCTTTCCAAATACACGGCATTGCTTTTCTCTTTGGCatatattggaaaaaattcCTGAAAGTTTAGCTCATGTGATCAAACAGCATGAGAATTTTTTGCCAAAATTCAACAAGTGCATTCTCAAGTCATGGACGGACGAACAGTTTGACATGAGATGGTGGAAAATGGTTACTAGATTTGAACTTCAAGATGATGAATGGATACAGTCCTTGTATGAAGAACGAAAAAAGTGGGTGCCTACTTATATGGGGGATACTTTTTTAGCTGGAATGTCTACACCTCAGCGTTCTGAAAGTATGAACTCTTTTTTTGACAAGTATATTCATAAGAAAATTACTCTGAAAGAGTTTGTGAAACAATATGGGACAATTTTACAAAATAGGTATGAAGAAGAAGCCATAGCAGATTTTGATACATGGCACAAACAACCTGCATTAAAATCTCCTTCGCCTTGGGAAAAGCAATTGTCAACAGTTTACACGCATGCAATATTCAAGAAATTCCAAGTTGAGGTTTTAGGTGTAGTTGGCTGCCATCCTAAAAAAGAAAGCGAAGATGGAACAACTACTACATTTAGAGTTCAAGATTGTGAGAAGGATGAATATTTTATGGTAACATGGAATGAATCAAAGTCGGAGGTTTCTTGTTTCTGTCGTTTGTTTGATTACAAAGGTTTCCTGTGTAGACATGCAATGATTGTTCTCCAAATTTGTGGTCTTTCAAGCATTCCACCTCATTATATTTTGAAGAGGTGGACAAAAGATGCAAAGAGCAGGCACTCAATGGTTGAAGGAGCAGAAAGGATACAGACTAGGGTGCAACGTTACAATGATTTATGTAAACAAGCCATTGAATTGAGTGAAGAAGGATCATTATCCGAGGAGAGTTATAGTATTTCTTTTAGGGCActagtagaagctctgaagaacTGTGTGAATGTGAATAACTCAAACATCAATATTGCAGAATCCGGTAGCAATGTTCATGGTGTTCGTGAAGAAGAGGAGAATCAACGAAGCCTGAGAGCTAAAACAAGCAAGAAGAAGAGTACATATAGGAAAAGAAAG GTACCATCAGAGCCAGATGTTATACTTGTTGAGGCGCAAGACAGCTTGCAACAAATG GATAATCTAACCTCCGATGGAATGACCCTTAATGGATATTATGGCACTCAACAGAATGTGCAAGGACTG GTGCAGTTGAACTTGATGGAGCCACCTCATGATGGGTACCATGTTAATCAACAAGGCATGCAGGGGCTG GGGCAATTGAATTCAATAGCACCCAGCCATGATGGTTTTTTTGGCACTCAACAAAGCATTCATGGGCTG GGACAATTGGATTTTCGACCTCCAACAAATTTCACTTATATCCTTCAG TAG